One Pseudomonas sp. AN-1 genomic region harbors:
- the trmL gene encoding tRNA (uridine(34)/cytosine(34)/5-carboxymethylaminomethyluridine(34)-2'-O)-methyltransferase TrmL, with the protein MFHVVLFQPEIPPNTGNIIRLCANTGCQLHLIEPLGFELDDKRLRRAGLDYHEYATVTRHGSLESCLATLVGGRILALTTKANNSYAEMDYQAGDVLLFGPESRGLPAEVLASLPPEQLLRLPMRPGCRSLNLSNAVAVTVYEAWRQHGFATA; encoded by the coding sequence ATGTTTCATGTTGTGTTGTTCCAGCCGGAAATCCCGCCCAATACCGGCAACATCATCCGACTCTGCGCCAATACCGGCTGCCAGCTGCACCTGATCGAACCGCTCGGCTTCGAGCTCGACGACAAGCGCCTGCGCCGTGCCGGCCTCGACTACCACGAGTACGCGACGGTAACTCGTCATGGCTCGCTGGAGAGCTGCCTCGCGACCCTGGTCGGGGGCAGGATACTGGCACTCACCACCAAAGCCAATAACAGTTACGCGGAGATGGACTACCAGGCCGGCGACGTGCTGCTGTTCGGCCCGGAGAGCCGCGGCCTGCCGGCCGAGGTGCTGGCCAGCCTGCCGCCCGAACAACTGCTGCGCCTGCCGATGCGCCCCGGCTGCCGCAGCCTGAACCTGTCCAACGCGGTGGCGGTGACCGTCTACGAGGCCTGGCGCCAGCACGGTTTCGCCACCGCCTGA
- a CDS encoding rhodanese-like domain-containing protein — translation MVAQLIEFASNHYVLSTLFVVLLALLIASEARRGGRSLSCRELTAKLNAGEALVLDVRPHKEFSTGHITGALNIPYDKLDSRIAELDKHKAKTLIVVDAMGQHAGSICGKLKKAGYDVSRLGGGIASWRGDNLPVVK, via the coding sequence ATGGTTGCCCAGCTGATTGAATTTGCCTCTAACCACTATGTACTCAGCACCCTGTTCGTGGTGCTGCTGGCCCTGCTGATCGCCAGCGAGGCCCGGCGCGGCGGGCGCAGCCTGAGCTGCCGCGAGCTGACCGCCAAGCTCAACGCCGGCGAGGCGCTGGTGCTCGACGTGCGTCCGCACAAGGAGTTCTCCACCGGCCACATCACCGGCGCGCTGAACATCCCCTATGACAAGCTGGACAGCCGCATCGCCGAGCTGGACAAGCACAAGGCCAAGACCCTGATCGTGGTCGACGCCATGGGCCAGCACGCCGGCAGCATCTGCGGCAAGCTGAAGAAGGCCGGCTACGACGTCTCCCGCCTGGGCGGCGGCATCGCCAGCTGGCGCGGCGACAACCTGCCGGTGGTGAAGTGA
- the gpmI gene encoding 2,3-bisphosphoglycerate-independent phosphoglycerate mutase, translated as MPATPKPLVLIILDGFGHSDSPDYNAIHHASTPVWDNLRATRPYGLISGSGMDVGLPDGQMGNSEVGHMNLGAGRVVYQDFTRVTKAIRDGEFFDNAAINAAVDKAAAAGKAVHILGLLSDGGVHSHQEHIAAMAELAARRGAEQIYLHAFLDGRDTPPKSATPSIELLDATFAKLGKGRIASLTGRYFAMDRDNRWDRVEQAYRLIVDGEGEFAAASAIEGLEAAYARGESDEFVKATTIGTPVRVEDGDAVVFMNFRADRARELTRAFVEGDEFAGFQRARVPQLAGFVMLTQYAASIPAPCAFPPEPLTNVLGEYLANNGKTQLRIAETEKYAHVTFFFSGGREEPFEGEERILIPSPNVATYDLKPEMSAPEVTDRIVDAIENQRYDVIVVNYANGDMVGHTGVFDAAVKAVECLDQCIGRITRALDQVGGEALITADHGNVEQMEDEVTGQAHTAHTCEPVPFLYYGPRPLAIREGGVLADVAPTMLRLLDLPIPAEMTGTPLVELQ; from the coding sequence ATGCCTGCCACGCCCAAACCCCTGGTCCTGATCATCCTGGACGGCTTCGGTCACAGCGACAGCCCGGATTACAACGCCATCCACCACGCCAGCACGCCGGTGTGGGACAACCTGCGCGCCACCCGCCCGTACGGCCTGATCTCCGGCAGCGGCATGGACGTCGGCCTGCCCGACGGGCAGATGGGCAACTCCGAGGTCGGTCACATGAACCTCGGCGCCGGCCGCGTGGTGTACCAGGACTTCACCCGGGTGACCAAGGCGATCCGCGACGGCGAGTTCTTCGACAATGCCGCGATCAACGCGGCGGTGGACAAGGCCGCGGCCGCCGGCAAGGCGGTGCACATCCTCGGCCTGCTCTCCGACGGCGGCGTGCACAGCCACCAGGAGCACATCGCCGCGATGGCCGAACTGGCCGCCCGGCGCGGCGCCGAGCAGATCTACCTGCACGCCTTCCTCGACGGCCGCGACACCCCGCCGAAGAGCGCCACCCCCTCCATCGAGCTGCTCGACGCCACCTTCGCCAAGCTCGGCAAGGGCCGCATCGCCAGCCTGACCGGCCGCTACTTCGCCATGGACCGCGACAACCGCTGGGACCGCGTCGAGCAGGCGTACCGGCTGATCGTCGACGGCGAGGGCGAGTTCGCCGCCGCCAGCGCCATCGAGGGCCTTGAGGCCGCCTATGCGCGCGGCGAGAGCGACGAGTTCGTCAAGGCCACCACCATCGGCACGCCGGTGCGCGTCGAGGACGGCGACGCCGTGGTGTTCATGAACTTCCGCGCCGACCGCGCCCGCGAGCTGACCCGCGCCTTCGTCGAGGGCGACGAGTTCGCCGGCTTCCAGCGCGCGCGCGTGCCGCAGCTGGCCGGCTTCGTCATGCTCACCCAGTACGCGGCGAGCATCCCGGCGCCCTGCGCCTTCCCGCCGGAGCCGCTGACCAACGTGCTCGGCGAGTACCTGGCCAACAACGGCAAGACCCAGCTGCGCATCGCCGAGACCGAGAAGTACGCCCACGTCACCTTCTTCTTCTCCGGCGGACGCGAGGAGCCGTTCGAGGGCGAGGAGCGCATCCTCATCCCCTCGCCGAACGTCGCCACCTACGACCTCAAGCCGGAAATGAGCGCGCCGGAAGTCACCGACCGCATCGTCGACGCCATCGAGAACCAGCGCTACGACGTCATCGTGGTCAACTACGCCAACGGCGACATGGTCGGCCACACCGGCGTGTTCGACGCGGCGGTCAAGGCGGTGGAGTGCCTGGACCAGTGCATCGGCCGCATCACCCGCGCGCTGGACCAGGTCGGCGGCGAGGCGCTGATCACCGCCGACCACGGCAACGTCGAGCAGATGGAGGACGAGGTGACCGGCCAGGCGCACACCGCGCACACCTGCGAGCCGGTGCCGTTCCTCTATTACGGCCCGCGCCCGCTGGCCATCCGCGAGGGCGGCGTGCTCGCCGACGTGGCGCCGACCATGCTCAGGCTGCTGGACCTGCCGATCCCGGCCGAGATGACCGGCACGCCGCTGGTCGAACTGCAGTGA
- the secB gene encoding protein-export chaperone SecB — MTEQANGAAAQNDQPQFSLQRIYVRDLSFEAPKTPEIFRQEWKPGITLDLNTRQKDLGGDFHEVVLTVSVTVKNGDDTAFIAEVQQAGIFLIKGLDAAAMSHTLGAFCPSLLFPYAREALDSLVVRGSFPALMLSPVNFDALYAQELARMQAAEATA, encoded by the coding sequence ATGACCGAACAAGCCAATGGCGCCGCCGCGCAGAACGACCAGCCGCAGTTCTCCCTGCAGCGCATCTACGTCCGCGACCTGTCCTTCGAGGCGCCGAAGACCCCGGAGATCTTCCGCCAGGAGTGGAAGCCGGGCATCACCCTCGACCTCAACACCCGCCAGAAGGACCTGGGCGGCGACTTCCACGAGGTCGTGCTGACCGTCTCGGTCACCGTGAAGAACGGCGACGACACCGCCTTCATCGCCGAAGTGCAGCAGGCCGGCATCTTCCTGATCAAGGGCCTCGATGCCGCCGCGATGAGCCACACCCTCGGGGCCTTCTGCCCGAGCCTGCTGTTCCCCTACGCCCGCGAGGCGCTGGACAGCCTGGTGGTGCGCGGCTCGTTCCCGGCGCTGATGCTCTCGCCGGTCAACTTCGACGCCCTCTACGCCCAGGAACTGGCGCGCATGCAGGCGGCCGAAGCCACGGCCTGA
- a CDS encoding MSHA biogenesis protein MshI, with amino-acid sequence MTDTGAMQNINLYQPAQAAVDGRPAPRLLALAGLALLLAIALDGGWHYWRLQQLQAEVDAGRQAAEQAEAALAARRASFREPQADPRLPPQLAALEAENRQLQRLGEHLQGLLAERSSGFSGPLDALAERHLAGVWLDTIRLEQGGRDLLLEGASQQAELLPGYLASLGRSPAFAGRQFARFDLDRDDAGVLRFRLASQAAASEETAR; translated from the coding sequence ATGACCGATACCGGGGCCATGCAGAACATCAACCTCTACCAGCCGGCGCAGGCGGCCGTCGACGGCCGCCCCGCGCCGCGCCTGCTGGCGCTCGCCGGCCTGGCCCTGCTGCTGGCGATCGCCCTCGATGGCGGCTGGCACTACTGGCGCCTGCAGCAGCTGCAGGCCGAGGTGGACGCCGGCCGCCAGGCCGCCGAGCAGGCCGAGGCGGCGCTGGCCGCCCGTCGCGCCAGCTTCCGCGAGCCCCAGGCCGACCCGCGCCTGCCGCCGCAGCTGGCCGCGCTGGAGGCGGAGAACCGTCAACTGCAGCGCCTCGGCGAACACCTGCAGGGCTTGCTCGCCGAGCGCAGCAGCGGTTTCAGCGGCCCCCTCGATGCCCTCGCCGAGCGCCATCTGGCCGGCGTCTGGCTGGATACCATCCGTCTCGAACAGGGCGGCCGCGACCTGTTGCTGGAAGGCGCCAGCCAGCAGGCCGAACTGCTGCCGGGCTACCTCGCCAGCCTCGGCCGCAGCCCGGCCTTCGCCGGCAGGCAGTTCGCCCGTTTCGATCTCGACCGCGACGATGCCGGCGTGCTGCGCTTCCGCCTCGCCTCGCAGGCGGCCGCCAGCGAGGAGACCGCCCGATGA
- a CDS encoding MSHA biogenesis protein MshI: MLAWLKRTPKAADQLLGLAPVAGGCALVGVQRQGGAVQLPLGELVATAPGGAVEPLRERVEALGLQGRPASLLLAAGDYQLLLVERPEVPPAELRAAVRWRIRELVSAPLDSLVVDAFALPDDAYRGRTPMAYCAVLAQSRMQALADWVTGAGLRLHSIDIPEMALRNLGLLAGADAQNLAVVLLGPRAGLICVQHGAALYMARRIEHGLDNRGEGGAQLALEIQRSLDYFESQLGKGYLSRLLLLPAVEADEATLAELGRQLSVRVEQLALEQLFPGSPLLGLPAAQRAAFLPAIGAALRQERGG; this comes from the coding sequence TTGCTGGCCTGGCTGAAGCGAACCCCCAAAGCTGCCGATCAACTGCTCGGGCTGGCCCCCGTGGCGGGCGGCTGCGCGCTGGTCGGCGTGCAGCGCCAGGGCGGTGCCGTGCAGCTGCCGCTCGGCGAGCTGGTCGCCACCGCGCCGGGCGGCGCGGTCGAGCCGCTGCGCGAGCGCGTCGAGGCGCTCGGCCTGCAGGGCCGCCCGGCCAGCCTGCTGCTGGCCGCCGGCGACTACCAGCTGCTGCTGGTCGAGCGCCCCGAGGTGCCTCCCGCCGAACTGCGCGCCGCGGTGCGCTGGCGCATCCGCGAGCTGGTCAGTGCGCCGCTGGACAGCCTGGTGGTGGATGCCTTCGCCCTGCCCGACGACGCCTACCGCGGGCGCACGCCGATGGCCTACTGCGCCGTGCTGGCGCAGTCGCGCATGCAGGCGCTGGCCGACTGGGTGACCGGGGCCGGCCTGCGCCTGCACAGCATCGACATCCCGGAAATGGCCCTGCGCAACCTCGGCCTGCTGGCCGGTGCCGACGCGCAGAACCTCGCCGTGGTGCTGCTCGGCCCGCGCGCCGGGCTGATCTGCGTGCAGCACGGCGCCGCCCTGTACATGGCGCGGCGCATCGAGCACGGCCTCGACAACCGCGGCGAAGGCGGCGCGCAGCTGGCTCTGGAGATCCAGCGCTCGCTGGACTACTTCGAGAGCCAGCTGGGCAAGGGCTACCTCAGCCGCCTGCTGTTGCTGCCGGCGGTCGAGGCCGACGAGGCGACGCTCGCCGAACTGGGCCGCCAGCTGTCGGTGCGGGTCGAGCAGCTCGCCCTGGAGCAGCTGTTTCCCGGCTCGCCGCTGCTCGGCCTGCCCGCCGCGCAGCGCGCGGCCTTCCTGCCGGCGATCGGTGCCGCATTGCGCCAGGAGCGGGGCGGATGA
- the grxC gene encoding glutaredoxin 3 produces the protein MQPVVIYSSDYCPYCVRAKQLLSHKGVAFTEIRVDGQPDVRAEMSRKAGRTSVPQIWIGATHVGGCDDLYALERAGKLDALLRG, from the coding sequence ATGCAGCCGGTGGTCATCTACTCCAGCGACTACTGTCCCTACTGCGTGCGCGCCAAGCAGCTGCTGAGCCACAAGGGCGTCGCCTTCACCGAGATCCGCGTCGACGGCCAGCCGGACGTGCGCGCCGAGATGAGCCGCAAGGCCGGGCGCACCTCGGTGCCGCAGATCTGGATCGGCGCCACCCACGTCGGCGGCTGCGACGACCTCTACGCCCTGGAGCGCGCCGGCAAGCTGGACGCGCTGCTGCGCGGCTAA